The sequence GACCCGCACCAGAAGCCCGGGCTTCTCTTCCATCTTCCGTATAACCATACGCAATAGTCCCCGTCCCAGCAATTAAAACACACCCATGAAGCTTTCCCATTGTTCCACTAGCCATAGCAGCCACAGCATCATTGTGTAttaaacatttaacatcattcggGAATCTCTCTCTGAGTATGAAAAGACAAAAAACAATATTATCATAAAATTTTGGATATAAGGATAAAAAGAAGCAACAATTAAAAGTGAATGCATGATTCAAATAGACAACTGACCTCAGCCAACTTAAAATCCTTTGCTGGTCTGATGGATGGTTAACTCCCGATACAGCTAAACACACTGCTCGAACAGCTGATCGAGTTGAACCGCACTTTAAAAGAGCATCTGCCATAACGTTTTCTAGTGTTTCCCTTGCAGCAATTTCTGTCAATTACATGTTATTTGAATAGTCTTAGTATGGGTAGGGATTGTCACCTTTTTAGTATATAAGATGATCAcattatgtatgtacatatataacagAATATGAATTCAAATATGTAAACAGAAGATGCATAAACTATTACCTCCAACACTGTTATGATTCGAACAACCAGCAACAGCTCGAGCTAACACCGATGGAGGGTCAGGCGGAGCACAATCATCATCAAACGAAAATACAGGCATACATATACATACAGTTGAAGTTGTACCACCATCTAATCCCAAAATTAAACCCTGATCGCCACCATTAATCGTCATTCCGTGTTCGAAATCCCAAATTCCCCCATTCCTCTCCCTCTTCATCACTATAAAACACCTCCAAATTATGATAAAACCCTAGAATTCATAAAATCTTCATAAATGAAATAGCAGTAACAAAATCTTAATTCAACTGCTGCtgatgatgtaataataataataataataaaactgaatCCGGGCAGGCATATAGGTCAAACACTAATGAACAAGAAAGACCTAAATATTATATTTTGATTACTAGTGACCAAATACagcattatttattattttacaaattATTATACAATAAATTGGACAGTAATTGGTCAAAATTTTCAATTCGTCAACATCTGTCAGCATCAATTATACTTCTAAACAACATTGATTGGATGAACAATTTTACTTCATTTCAGTATACATATATGCATACAAACAAATACTCCGTACATCAATAGTTCAATTTCAATAGATTAATACAAGTGTAAATACAGATGTGCAAATTAGAGATTAAGGGGAAGAAAAGATACCACTGACTGAAATTTTAGCCTTGAATCAAAGAATATGCGAAGTGATTAATCTTGATTTTCTTGAAAGGTTTTTACTGTATTTTGTTCGGACCTTTTTTTAGTGTTATTACCCCCTACATACTAAAAGGCACCTAGGATTTGGTAGTTTCGGCCCACATACGCTTTCAAAACGACAACAGTTTCCCCCAGGATTTGGTCTTTTCGCCCCCATACGCTTTCAAAACGACAACAGTTTCCCCCGGGATTTGGCCGTTTCGGCCCCCATACGCTTTCAAAACGACAACAGTTTCccagacgacatgtcgtcgggaAAACCCTGACATGCCGTCGGGAAAAGCCCAAATTTACATAATCACCCCCTTAACTACGTTTACCTTTACATCTTTTCAGGGGTATAAAA comes from Rutidosis leptorrhynchoides isolate AG116_Rl617_1_P2 chromosome 4, CSIRO_AGI_Rlap_v1, whole genome shotgun sequence and encodes:
- the LOC139843322 gene encoding uncharacterized protein encodes the protein MKRERNGGIWDFEHGMTINGGDQGLILGLDGGTTSTVCICMPVFSFDDDCAPPDPPSVLARAVAGCSNHNSVGEIAARETLENVMADALLKCGSTRSAVRAVCLAVSGVNHPSDQQRILSWLRERFPNDVKCLIHNDAVAAMASGTMGKLHGCVLIAGTGTIAYGYTEDGREARASGAGPVLGDWGSGYGISAMALTSVIRAHDGRGPQTMLTSKILHELQLSSPDELIGWTYADPSWARIAALVPVVVSCAEAGDEVANGILLDAVQDLASSIKAVVSRLGLCGEDGKKACPLVMVGGVLEANKKWDIGKEVISCISKEFPKMVPIRPKVEPAVGAALLAWNFLKKQS